The proteins below come from a single Archangium lipolyticum genomic window:
- a CDS encoding ATP-dependent nuclease has translation MADPRNTLQKKFESNHRHANFGNVITRLEVRGFRLHANSILEFRSPVTAFCGPNGTGKTTLLQLAACSYRQGKRGYQLRDFFAVGQLDPSPFATTARLNISTWQSDAKERALSLSRRTNRWSDYRKRDEREVLFLGAAEFPPRAEEQGFYFRQAGRLVVGTRTPCAVDVSKAVGKVLGTHYDRVERADVSLKTRSGSILAAGRGHVVYSENHMGFGECRVHNLIDRLEAQPPKSLILLEEPEISLHQSAQFRFGEYLVDLAIRKGHQILLSTHSEHLLRALPQVSRMLIVRDGGTGVRVLPGLASAQVASVLTDGHDKALRVLVEDDVAAAILTEMLAKAEPELLKTTAIVIGGYRDDKDQSVGGGKDAIAAAMRTLREAGLRIAAVLDADSKEEPTNFVFKLPGTMPPEKEVFGNAAVKQLWSTTYGLDVDSFLAELAGGDHHGWFDRLAERLGRDRAFLVGEACRAYAASVSFGPLVELLREAASKK, from the coding sequence GTGGCTGACCCGAGAAACACGCTTCAAAAGAAGTTTGAGTCGAACCATCGCCACGCGAACTTTGGCAACGTCATCACGCGGCTTGAGGTGCGTGGCTTCCGACTCCACGCCAACTCGATTCTTGAGTTTCGCAGCCCTGTTACGGCGTTCTGCGGCCCGAACGGAACTGGCAAAACGACCTTGCTCCAGTTGGCTGCGTGCAGCTACCGGCAGGGGAAGAGAGGCTACCAGCTCCGCGACTTCTTCGCGGTTGGACAGCTCGACCCGTCGCCGTTCGCTACGACCGCGCGTCTGAATATCAGCACGTGGCAGTCCGACGCTAAAGAGCGCGCACTTTCGTTGTCGCGACGCACCAACCGCTGGTCTGACTACAGGAAGCGTGATGAGCGGGAAGTGCTCTTTCTCGGCGCCGCCGAATTCCCGCCCCGTGCTGAGGAGCAGGGGTTCTACTTCCGTCAAGCCGGTCGATTGGTTGTGGGGACCCGGACCCCGTGTGCGGTCGATGTATCGAAGGCGGTAGGTAAGGTTCTCGGCACGCACTATGATCGTGTCGAGCGCGCCGATGTGTCGCTCAAGACTCGGTCGGGCTCAATCCTGGCCGCCGGTCGCGGGCACGTCGTCTATTCCGAAAATCACATGGGTTTCGGCGAATGTCGCGTTCACAACCTGATCGACAGGTTGGAGGCGCAACCTCCGAAGTCACTCATCCTCCTTGAGGAGCCGGAGATTTCGCTGCACCAGTCTGCGCAGTTCCGTTTTGGCGAGTACCTCGTCGACCTCGCGATCAGAAAGGGCCACCAGATCCTTCTCAGCACGCATAGCGAGCACCTGCTTCGTGCGCTGCCTCAGGTGTCACGTATGTTGATTGTGCGAGATGGTGGCACGGGCGTCCGAGTGCTTCCGGGCTTGGCCTCGGCGCAGGTCGCAAGCGTCCTAACTGATGGTCACGACAAGGCTCTGCGGGTTCTCGTCGAAGACGATGTCGCCGCAGCCATTCTCACCGAGATGCTGGCAAAGGCGGAACCGGAGCTGTTGAAGACCACCGCCATCGTCATTGGCGGCTACCGTGACGACAAGGACCAGAGCGTGGGTGGTGGCAAGGACGCCATCGCGGCTGCGATGCGGACGCTGCGGGAGGCCGGTCTCCGAATCGCCGCAGTACTCGATGCCGACTCCAAAGAGGAGCCGACAAACTTCGTGTTCAAGCTCCCGGGCACGATGCCGCCGGAGAAAGAAGTCTTCGGCAACGCGGCGGTCAAGCAGCTCTGGTCGACCACTTACGGCTTGGACGTGGATTCTTTCCTCGCTGAGCTCGCGGGCGGTGACCACCACGGGTGGTTCGACCGTTTGGCAGAACGACTCGGCCGTGATCGTGCGTTCCTCGTGGGGGAAGCATGTCGCGCGTACGCCGCGAGCGTCTCGTTCGGTCCCCTCGTTGAACTACTCCGAGAGGCGGCGTCGAAGAAATGA
- a CDS encoding protein NO VEIN domain-containing protein translates to MNAADLKPGIIVRGPMLPEPVEVLVVTPLGDVVKLTGAGQKTGHVHQRVLHSDQLKLLEATPETEPFDGNPLHFKLGVEAARLGLAYEHDPYFSLSIARVDPLPHQLEAVYDYFLKLPRIRFLLADDPGAGKTIMAGLLLKELKIRGLVKRTLIVAPANLTFQWQRELKDKFREQFDVMRGEVLRTQYGQNPWQEHNQVVTSVSWISRVEDAKESLLRSQWDLVIVDEAHKMSAYSADKKTLAFQIGEALSQRTDHFLLMTATPHKGDPENFRLFLSLLDRDVYGDVKSLEEAMRRHEAPFYLRRLKEALVAFPDPETGEVKKLFTNRDVRTTRFELDGDEFDFYDALTRYVEDQSIQAAAAENVQANILSFQMAMLQRRFASSIYAVRRSLERMRDKRRKILDDPERHRQEQIDRKLPDDFDDLPEDEQAKIMQGAEETVLAVDPIALREEIQRLDKLVDQARALEKREVESKLNKLKQVLNEQQIFKDPRMKLLVFTEHKDTLDYLAGDGRDGRPLGKLREWGLSCTQIHGGMPIGDRDTPNTRIYAEREFREDCQVLVATEAAGEGINLQFCWLMINYDIPWNPVRLEQRMGRIHRYGQQKDCLIFNFAAVNTREGRVLEKLLMRLAEIKDELGTDKVFDVVGEMLPSNSLEKMFREMYAKRLSESSIADRIVKDIDPERFKRITGATLEGLAKKELNLSALVGKSVEAKERRLVPEVVEDFFTSAGPIAGVHPSPVRGKDHVYRVGKVPKTLNAIGERLEPRFGKLGREYQRVVFDKRLLGDDATLEWVTPGHPLFEVVRSDVADRVGDDLRRGAVLWDLHAKAPYRLDVFAASIKDGRGNTLHKKLFVVRADPDGTLTLRQPTLFLDLIPAAKGTHAPSLSGLPERDLVEVHLVQHALNPFLAEVADQRTKENTIVREHIEISLNALIDRQQLTFAELEGRRIEGANIPGLEGNIKQAEDHLDELNARLERRRQELEMERHCSIGDVQHLGRAWVLPHPEREAPSIAPMVSDPEIEKIAVQVAMEHERARGWIVESVENENRGYDLLSKRPHPTEPGVFVQARFIEVKGRSGTGEVALTANEYRTAQRLGEDFWLYVVFDCATTPKLNTIQNPATLGWEPVVKVEHYHVPAKAILEAARG, encoded by the coding sequence ATGAACGCCGCTGACCTGAAGCCCGGCATCATCGTCCGCGGCCCAATGCTGCCCGAACCCGTCGAGGTTCTGGTCGTCACGCCTCTTGGCGATGTCGTGAAGCTCACGGGCGCCGGGCAAAAGACGGGGCATGTCCACCAGCGAGTCCTGCACTCCGATCAGCTCAAGCTCCTCGAAGCAACGCCGGAGACCGAGCCCTTCGACGGCAATCCGCTCCACTTCAAGCTGGGCGTCGAGGCCGCGCGTCTCGGGCTTGCCTACGAGCATGACCCGTACTTCTCCCTCTCCATCGCGCGTGTCGATCCGCTGCCCCACCAGCTCGAGGCCGTCTACGACTACTTCCTGAAGCTTCCGCGCATCCGCTTCCTGCTCGCCGACGACCCCGGCGCCGGCAAGACGATCATGGCGGGCCTGCTCCTCAAGGAACTGAAGATCCGTGGCCTCGTGAAGCGCACGCTCATCGTCGCGCCCGCGAACCTTACGTTCCAGTGGCAGCGCGAGCTGAAGGACAAGTTCCGCGAGCAGTTCGACGTGATGCGCGGCGAGGTGCTGCGCACGCAATATGGCCAGAACCCCTGGCAGGAACACAACCAGGTCGTCACCTCGGTCTCGTGGATCTCCCGTGTCGAGGACGCCAAGGAGAGCCTGCTGCGCTCCCAGTGGGACCTTGTCATCGTCGACGAGGCGCACAAGATGAGTGCCTACAGCGCCGACAAGAAGACGCTCGCCTTCCAGATCGGCGAGGCGCTGTCGCAGCGCACCGACCACTTCCTCTTGATGACGGCGACGCCGCACAAGGGTGACCCGGAGAACTTCCGCCTCTTCCTGAGCCTCCTCGACCGTGACGTGTACGGCGACGTGAAGAGCCTCGAAGAGGCGATGCGCCGGCATGAGGCGCCGTTCTACCTACGCCGCTTGAAGGAGGCTCTGGTCGCCTTCCCTGATCCCGAGACCGGCGAGGTGAAAAAGCTTTTCACCAACCGCGACGTGCGCACGACCAGGTTCGAGCTCGATGGCGACGAGTTCGACTTCTATGACGCGCTCACGCGCTACGTCGAAGACCAGTCGATTCAGGCCGCCGCTGCCGAGAACGTGCAGGCGAACATCCTCTCGTTCCAGATGGCGATGCTGCAACGCCGCTTCGCCTCCAGCATCTACGCCGTACGCCGCAGCCTTGAGCGCATGCGCGACAAGCGCCGCAAGATCCTCGACGACCCCGAGCGCCATCGCCAGGAGCAGATCGACCGGAAGCTGCCCGACGACTTCGACGACCTGCCTGAGGATGAGCAGGCGAAGATCATGCAGGGCGCGGAGGAGACGGTCCTCGCCGTCGACCCCATCGCGCTTCGCGAGGAGATCCAACGCCTCGACAAGCTCGTTGATCAGGCGCGCGCGCTCGAAAAACGCGAGGTCGAGTCGAAGCTCAACAAGCTGAAGCAGGTCCTGAACGAGCAGCAGATCTTCAAGGACCCGAGGATGAAGCTCCTCGTGTTCACCGAGCACAAGGACACGCTCGACTACCTCGCAGGCGACGGCCGCGACGGACGCCCGCTCGGCAAGCTGCGGGAGTGGGGCCTCTCCTGCACTCAGATCCACGGCGGCATGCCGATCGGCGACCGCGACACGCCGAACACGCGCATCTACGCCGAGCGCGAGTTCCGCGAGGACTGCCAGGTGCTCGTTGCTACCGAGGCCGCCGGAGAAGGCATCAACCTCCAGTTCTGTTGGTTGATGATCAACTACGACATCCCGTGGAATCCCGTTCGCCTTGAGCAGCGCATGGGCCGCATCCACCGCTACGGCCAGCAGAAGGATTGCCTCATCTTCAACTTCGCGGCGGTCAACACGCGCGAGGGGCGCGTGCTCGAGAAGCTGCTGATGCGTCTCGCCGAGATCAAAGACGAGCTCGGCACCGACAAGGTGTTCGACGTCGTCGGCGAGATGCTGCCGTCCAACTCGCTCGAGAAGATGTTCCGCGAGATGTACGCGAAGCGGCTCAGTGAGAGCAGCATCGCCGACCGCATCGTGAAGGACATCGACCCGGAGCGCTTCAAGCGCATTACGGGAGCGACGCTCGAGGGACTCGCGAAGAAGGAGCTGAACCTATCGGCCCTCGTCGGCAAGTCGGTGGAGGCCAAGGAGCGGCGCCTCGTCCCCGAAGTGGTCGAGGACTTCTTCACCTCGGCGGGCCCCATCGCGGGTGTCCACCCGTCGCCTGTGCGCGGTAAGGACCATGTGTACCGCGTCGGCAAGGTGCCGAAGACGCTCAACGCCATCGGCGAGCGCCTCGAGCCCCGCTTCGGCAAGCTCGGTCGCGAGTACCAGCGCGTCGTGTTCGACAAGCGCCTGCTGGGCGACGACGCGACGCTGGAGTGGGTGACGCCTGGCCACCCGCTCTTCGAGGTGGTGCGGAGCGACGTCGCGGACCGTGTGGGCGACGACCTTCGCAGGGGCGCGGTGCTCTGGGACCTGCACGCGAAGGCGCCGTACCGACTCGACGTCTTCGCCGCGTCCATCAAGGACGGCCGGGGCAACACGCTGCACAAGAAGCTCTTCGTGGTGCGCGCCGATCCCGACGGCACGCTGACGCTGCGCCAACCCACGCTCTTCCTCGACCTCATCCCAGCCGCGAAGGGAACGCACGCACCGAGCCTGTCGGGGCTGCCCGAACGCGACCTCGTCGAGGTCCACCTCGTCCAGCACGCGCTCAACCCGTTTCTCGCCGAGGTTGCTGACCAGCGCACGAAGGAAAACACCATCGTGCGCGAGCACATCGAGATCTCCCTCAACGCGCTCATCGACCGGCAGCAGCTCACTTTCGCCGAACTGGAGGGCCGGCGCATCGAGGGCGCGAACATCCCGGGCCTCGAAGGCAACATCAAGCAGGCCGAGGACCATCTCGACGAGTTGAACGCGCGCCTCGAACGCCGCCGCCAGGAGCTCGAGATGGAGCGCCACTGCTCCATCGGCGACGTTCAGCACCTCGGGCGTGCCTGGGTGCTGCCGCATCCCGAGCGCGAGGCGCCGAGCATCGCGCCGATGGTGAGCGACCCAGAGATCGAGAAGATCGCCGTGCAGGTCGCGATGGAACACGAGCGCGCTCGCGGCTGGATCGTCGAGAGCGTCGAGAACGAAAACCGAGGCTACGATCTGCTCTCGAAGCGACCGCACCCGACCGAGCCGGGCGTCTTCGTGCAGGCCCGCTTCATCGAGGTGAAGGGTCGCTCGGGCACCGGCGAGGTCGCGCTCACCGCGAACGAGTACCGGACCGCGCAACGGCTCGGCGAGGACTTCTGGCTCTACGTCGTCTTCGACTGTGCGACCACGCCGAAGCTCAACACAATTCAGAACCCGGCGACGCTCGGATGGGAGCCCGTCGTGAAGGTCGAGCACTACCACGTGCCGGCAAAGGCGATCCTGGAGGCTGCACGTGGCTGA
- the mads1 gene encoding methylation-associated defense system helix-turn-helix domain-containing protein MAD1 produces MQDEILTLPEIAQLLKVAEKTVYTMAQKGELPAFKVRGQWRFKRADLDQWIEQQKGASRDADGDNE; encoded by the coding sequence ATGCAGGACGAGATTCTCACACTGCCCGAGATCGCCCAGTTGCTGAAGGTTGCCGAAAAAACCGTCTACACGATGGCCCAGAAGGGCGAGCTGCCGGCGTTCAAGGTGCGCGGGCAGTGGCGGTTCAAGCGCGCCGACCTCGACCAGTGGATCGAGCAACAGAAGGGCGCGTCCCGTGACGCCGATGGGGACAACGAATGA
- a CDS encoding DUF2380 domain-containing protein yields the protein MRADSPRPRQVNLLLALALLSTGCVSLTPPPGQGANLRYTPREPVPTVSATGPGFEAPDALPSPPDPEAPQRLNRRRTLLERVTAAGPDSAERDARQSALAAQLALRGALGDVSGSTHRISGELSRLKASGRGIASGSGVFVRFVDYGEGQLRWIDAQLAAATRLANTASKVEDPNMQHALLRLAGPRLEAAMMGSLLLAVWFDFIHLTDVMLKQALHSVEKVFVDMDRWQGMIEPSMTALSSLEPGQVEATAQDVPALVGHLTGELAATLGTVRKGAKNVEKVLVLKEALEALTLLSALKFSLPPVSPSAPALLGIGLSVGGDGVMMGTRIVVSAEWVEMMRQLVLGRTWPGEWNRMIMEVLQKAETRAGRMLTRNEALDIVARYMKEYKIPMNFTPWRGR from the coding sequence ATGCGCGCTGACTCGCCCCGGCCCCGGCAGGTGAACCTGCTGCTCGCTCTGGCCCTGCTGTCCACTGGATGTGTGTCGCTGACGCCACCACCCGGCCAGGGAGCGAACCTGCGTTACACGCCACGCGAGCCTGTCCCGACCGTGTCGGCGACGGGGCCCGGCTTCGAGGCTCCGGACGCCCTCCCCTCTCCGCCTGATCCCGAGGCACCGCAGCGGCTGAACCGGCGCCGGACCCTCCTTGAAAGGGTAACGGCGGCGGGCCCTGACAGCGCGGAGAGAGATGCGCGGCAGAGCGCCCTCGCAGCCCAACTGGCGCTCCGCGGTGCTCTCGGAGACGTGTCCGGTTCCACCCACCGCATCTCCGGCGAGCTCTCCAGACTCAAGGCCAGTGGGCGGGGGATCGCCAGCGGATCGGGTGTCTTCGTCCGCTTTGTCGATTATGGCGAAGGTCAACTGCGGTGGATTGACGCCCAGCTCGCCGCCGCCACCCGGCTGGCCAACACTGCCTCGAAGGTGGAGGACCCGAACATGCAGCACGCCCTGCTGCGCCTCGCCGGCCCACGGCTCGAGGCAGCCATGATGGGCTCGCTCCTGCTCGCCGTCTGGTTCGACTTCATCCACCTCACCGACGTCATGCTCAAACAGGCCCTCCACAGCGTGGAGAAGGTGTTCGTGGACATGGACCGCTGGCAGGGGATGATCGAGCCCTCCATGACGGCGCTCTCCTCGCTGGAACCCGGGCAGGTGGAGGCCACGGCGCAAGACGTTCCCGCGCTCGTAGGCCACCTCACGGGCGAGCTCGCCGCGACCCTCGGGACCGTGCGCAAAGGGGCGAAGAACGTCGAGAAGGTGCTGGTGCTCAAGGAGGCCCTCGAGGCGCTCACCCTGCTCTCGGCGTTGAAGTTCTCGCTGCCCCCGGTGTCTCCGTCCGCTCCCGCCCTGCTCGGCATTGGACTCTCAGTGGGAGGCGACGGCGTGATGATGGGCACGCGGATTGTCGTGTCCGCCGAGTGGGTGGAGATGATGCGCCAACTGGTGCTGGGCCGCACATGGCCCGGCGAATGGAACCGGATGATCATGGAGGTGTTGCAAAAAGCCGAGACCAGGGCCGGCCGGATGTTGACGCGCAACGAAGCCCTGGACATCGTCGCAAGGTACATGAAGGAGTACAAAATCCCGATGAACTTCACCCCCTGGAGAGGAAGATGA
- a CDS encoding NUDIX hydrolase, giving the protein MSGDRSWEGNWKVRLYDRVRERGYDSLTAFAEARPTASLLALAEELGKDDLAAVQVFSGLVAEAERGRRVTRLVRGQLVRELAEALPDGWPAMLDDANRFKVAVALARWGTYTPETHKERVDRASDVLLATPPPPGWCPLGPDDEVLRSLLPDEEV; this is encoded by the coding sequence ATGAGCGGGGACCGTTCCTGGGAGGGCAACTGGAAGGTGCGCCTGTACGATCGGGTCCGCGAGCGTGGCTATGATTCACTGACCGCCTTCGCAGAAGCGCGCCCCACCGCCTCGCTGCTGGCACTGGCCGAAGAGCTTGGCAAGGATGACCTCGCTGCGGTCCAGGTGTTCAGCGGGTTGGTTGCCGAGGCGGAGCGGGGGCGTCGGGTCACACGTTTGGTGCGTGGCCAGCTCGTACGCGAGTTGGCCGAGGCACTTCCAGACGGCTGGCCAGCCATGCTGGACGATGCAAACCGCTTCAAGGTTGCCGTGGCGCTCGCGCGTTGGGGTACCTACACCCCAGAAACCCATAAGGAGCGCGTCGACCGGGCCAGTGATGTGCTCCTCGCCACGCCCCCTCCCCCCGGCTGGTGCCCGCTCGGCCCCGATGACGAAG